In the Ranitomeya imitator isolate aRanImi1 chromosome 2, aRanImi1.pri, whole genome shotgun sequence genome, CAgaaaaatacaaacacatgcaCTACAGAGATGTCTATTACAGCAGCGAGGAAGAAACAGCCATTGTATAGAGGCTGAGTAACTTTCACCTGACTCACTTTGACCCCCCACTGTAGTCTGGTCGACCGGGGTCTCTGCAACCTCACAGGTTGCACatagctaaggccggtttcacattagcgtttttttgCATAGCGTAGGCCTGCGTACTGTCCGCATGCATCTTGCGTACCTATCTTGAACATTGTgttcgcagggacatgcattggcaTCAGTTTGTATGCGGAAGCGTCAGCATACGTCATTTCGCAGTGtccggcgaatgcaacatgttgcattttttgaggcgtcaactaTGCACAGGcatacgcatgcggatgagtgcgtataaacaacgcattactgtctatgggaatgtatTGGTACGCAAGGACCTGTATACGCATGCGTTCAATGCACTTGCATACTTTGGACTAAGCATGTATGTTCAGTTACTGGAAACAACTCaaacgcatacaaatgcatgcacacgcagcgtttttctTGGCGTCATGTGTAAGCTGACGCGGATAAAAAAATGCAGCGtaagcatgcgtttaaatgcgttttgggcATGCAGATGATACcctgcgcacagatacgctaatgtgtacTTAGCCTTAGACCGTGTTGCTTATCTGTTTAGTTGAACTGCATTTCCATGTTGCTATAATAGTTGTATATTGTTGCATTATTCCTTTTTCCAgtgtttatttttctatatttgttATATGGAAAGTGAATGTGGTGGACGGTTTTTGAGGATTTTTCTATTGTCTGACCTTAATAAATCTCCACTAAATATTTCCCTAAATATAAAGATTGCATATTTCACTAACATTTGGTGACAGACACACTAAAACATTGATCAATGAAGTAATTGGTTTCAACAGAGAAACGGCACAATCCTGGTGGCCTAACATCCTAAGCTATTAGTATCGGCTTTGAAATTTGCTGTTTCCACCCCTGCCTTAATCAGTTGATAATGGAACTTTTAGTATAATTTGTATAGAACGTTATAAAATGTATAAATATTATAATTAGTAATATTTCAAGACTGTTATTGAATAATATTTAATTAAGttgtattcttggcagatgactctaCCAGCAGATTAGAGGCACCGCTGATATTTCCAGATTTTGCTGCACATAATCATAATGTAGCACAAGATACAGATGATGAGCATGCAATTATCTCAGATTTATCTCCAGCTCTGCATAACAAAGATTTATCATCAGATCCTTCTCAACAGTTCCAATCTTCGGATTCATCACAGATtgttaagaaaaacaaaaaaaacagaaggAGTGGTGAAAATCGAAGAACTAACACAACAAAGAAgctatttttatgttcagaatgtggtaaattttTTGGAAAGAAATGTCTTCTTCGTATACATCAGagatgtcacacaggggagaagccattttcatgtccagaatgtgggagatgttttacACTAAAAGAAAACCTTAGTAAACATCtgcgaattcacacaggggagaagccattttcatgtccagaatgtgggaaatgttttagagtaAAAGAAAATCTTATTAAAcatctgagaattcacacaggggagaaaccattttcatgtccagaatgtgggaaatgtttttcttcAAAAACCAATCTTCTTGGTCATAAGAAAATTCACATGGTGgaaaagccatttttatgttcagaatgtggaaaatcttttacatataaatcaaattttgttgtacatcagagaattcacacagggtggAAGCCatattcttgttcagaatgtgaaaaatgctTTACACACAATTCAAGTCTTATTAGACATAAGAGAACTCACAAAGGGGAAAAgtaattttcattttcagaatgtgGTGAATGTTTAACAGACATAAAGTATTATTGCACATCAGAtaactgacaaagtgaagtagccattttctttttaaaattatttttgacaGATGGTAGAGTGAAAAACACTTTACAGCCTGCGAAAGAAAGGGAATGCAATTCACGTTACTATCTGATCAATAGTAACGTATGCAACTTAAACATCTCTTTTTACGGCTTTCTTTTGGTATTTATACACAATAAAGTACAACTTTTAAACATTTCATGTGTGCTGAGATTCATCTTTGATAATAAGTCAGTACAGTTGAGTTTACAAATCCTTCTATCAGCTCTCCTACTATATTGGCATTGTCACCTCTGGTATACTGCCTCTTCTCCCAAACTGCCTATATGCAGATGAGCTCAAAGGTATTACAATTATGAGCTCACAGCAATTTGTACTCATTCTACATTGAAAGCAGGCAGAGCTCATATAATAAATGAACAGTAAAGAgaaaatatgtggcactcaccccgatATAGATAAAGCACAAATGTGGATGAAAATGCAGTCACCAACATATTAGGACAAACCCACTAAGGGTATCTCTATATCTATAGTCAAGCGGGACAACAAAAAGGACCATACTGGACAAACTGCACAATTGTAACCAAAAACAACgagaagaaaaaagcagcaaatagtccAAAGTAATGAAAATATATAGAAACTTTTTATTAAATGACACCAGATAAAAACATAACAGAGGGATAAAATAGTCCCCGCACTACACAAAGCATGTAAGCATTGGGCAGGTGATAGGTATCCACATAATATAGGTATACACAAAGACTACCCTAAGAG is a window encoding:
- the LOC138667036 gene encoding oocyte zinc finger protein XlCOF8.4-like; amino-acid sequence: MDRNRDKVAERILHLTLEILFRLTGEDYTAVKKTPSEWCQAPVSERRGRPMSPITGPPTHPLIHEDINNQKILELTYKMIELLTGEVPIKCQDIAVYFSLEEWEYLEGHKDQYKDVTMEVPQPLTSPVLSSERTTPERCPRPLLSQDCSEEDPEFPQVDQAEDLTFINTSGTYERDYEWIKVEIPTDSDSDDSTSRLEAPLIFPDFAAHNHNVAQDTDDEHAIISDLSPALHNKDLSSDPSQQFQSSDSSQIVKKNKKNRRSGENRRTNTTKKLFLCSECGKFFGKKCLLRIHQRCHTGEKPFSCPECGRCFTLKENLSKHLRIHTGEKPFSCPECGKCFRVKENLIKHLRIHTGEKPFSCPECGKCFSSKTNLLGHKKIHMVEKPFLCSECGKSFTYKSNFVVHQRIHTGWKPYSCSECEKCFTHNSSLIRHKRTHKGEK